The sequence ACGCCGCCGCGCTCGGCCACGAGCAGGGTGCCGTCGGACGCGCCCGCGACCAGCGTGTGAACCGTCGGCGGGCGCAGCTGCAAGCCGAAGGCGTCGCTGATCGCCGCCAGCGCGGGCTCGATGTCGTCCGGCTGGGCCTCGCGGATGATCACGGCCGGTGATCCTAGGAACTGCGTCGATGAGAGTCGGATGATCCGGGTACACGCGGCCCGTGCCCCGGATCGCCCTTCACTGCTCGCACGAGCAGATCCCTCCCTCGCGCCTGCTCAACTCGATCGTCCACGCCGAGCAAGCCGGCTTCACGGGCGGCATGTCGTCCGACCACTTCGCACCGTGGAGCGAGCGCCAGGGCGAGTCCGGGTTCGCGTGGTCGTTCCTCGGCGCGGCGCTCGCCTCGACGTCGCTGCCGTTCGGCGTCGTCAACGCGCCGGGACAGCGCTACCACCCCGCGATCATCGCCCAGGCGGCGGCCTCGCTGAACGAGATGTTCCCCGAGCGGCTGTGGGTCGCGCTCGGCTCGGGCGAGGCGTCCAACGAGCACATCACCGGTGACCGCTGGCCGTCGAAGGCGGAGCGCAACGCGCGGCTGCGAGAGTGCGCGGAGGTGATGCGGGCGTTGTTCGCAGGCGAGGAGGTCTCCCACGACGGGCACGTGCGCGTCGATCGCGCGCGGCTGTGGACGTTGCCGTCGGTCGCGCCCGAGCTGCTCGTCGCGGCGGTGAGCGAGAAGACGGCGGCCTGGGGCGCGGAGTGGGCGGACGGCTTCGCGACCGTCAACGCGCCGGTCGAGCATCTGCGCCGGATGCTCGACGCGTTCGGCCGCGAGGACTGCCGGCGGGTGCTGCAGGTGCACGTCAGCTGGGCGCCGACCGACGAGGAGGCGCTGGCGATCGCGCACGACCAGTGGCGCACGAACATCTTCGACCCGCCCGTGTGCTGGGACCTGGACACGCCCGAGGCGTTCGACGCGGCCGCCGCGGTGGTCCGGCCCGACGATGTGCGCAAGTCCGTGCTGATCTCGTCTGACCTGGCGCAGCACGTGGCGTGGCTCCAGGAGTACGCCGCGCTCGGCTTCAGCGACATCGCCATCCACCACGTCGGGCAGGACCTTGACCCGTTCATCGACGCGTTCGGCGCGCACGTCCTCCCGGAGCTGGCATGAGCGTCAAGGTCACGAGCGACCTGTGGTGGAAGAACGCGGTCGTCTACTGCCTCGACGTCGAGATGTTCTACGACAACGACGGGGACGGGTGCGGTGACCTGCTCGGGCTGACCGAGCGCGTCGACTACCTCGCCGGGCTCGGCGTCAGCGTGCTCTGGCTGATGCCGTTCTACCCGTCGCCGAACCGCGACGACGGCTACGACATCACGGACTTCTACGCGGTCGACCCGGCGCTCGGGACGCTCGGCGACTTCACCGAGCTCGTGCGCACGTGCCGGGATCGCGGGATCCGCGTGATCGCCGACTTCGTCATGAACCACACGTCGATCGAGCACCCGTGGTTCCAGGCGGCGCGGTCCTCCCCGGACTCGCCCTACCGCGACTTCTACGTGTGGGTGGACGAGCGGCCGCCCGAGAAGCCGGGCGACCTCGTCTTCCCCGACGCGGAGACGTCCAACTGGACGTTCGACCGCAAGGCCGGGCAGTACTACCAGCACCGCTTCTACAAGCACCAGCCCGACCTGAACCTCGCGAACCCCGCCGTGCGCGACGAGCTCGCCCAGGTGATGGGGTTCTGGCTCCAGCAGGGCCTCGCCGGGTTCCGCGTGGACGCCGTCCCGTTCCTGATCGAGGGCGCGCTCGACGATCCGCACCAGATCCTGCGCGACCTGCGCGCCTACGTGAACCGGCGCGCCGGCGACGCGGTGCTGCTCGGCGAGGTCAACCTGCCGGCCGAGCAGGTGCGCGAGTTCCTCGGCGACGAGGACGGCGACGAGCTGCACATGGTGCTCGACTTCATCGGCAACCAGGCGTTCTACCTCGCGTTGGCGCGCGGGTCCGCCGCGCCGCTCGCGGACGCGTTGCGGTCCTATCCGCAGGTGCCGCCGTCGGCTTCGCTCGGGCGTTTCGTGCGCAACCACGACGAGCTGACGCTGGACAAGCTGAGCGAGGAGGAGCGCGCGGAGGTGTTCGCCCGCTTCGGGCCGGACGAGTCGCTGCAGCTGTACGGGCGCGGGCTGCGCCGGCGGCTGCCGACGATGTTCGACGGCGACGAGCGCGCGCTGCGGATGGCCTACTCGCTCGCGTTCTCGCTGCCCGGCACGCCGGTGCTGTTCTACGGCGAGGAGATCGGGATGGCCGAGAACCTCGAGATCGAGGGGCGCTACGCGGTGCGCGCGCCGATGCAGTGGGCGGCGGACGGCGGGTTCACGCTGCCGGGCGTGTCGTCCCGGCGCCCGATGGTCAGCGGCGCGTTCGGGCCCGAGCGGGTGAACGTGACCGACCAGCGGCGCGACGCGGGCTCGCTCCTGAACTGGTTCGAGCGCCTCATCCGGCGCCGGCGCGAGTGCCCGGAGCTGGGCTTCGGCGCGCTGACGGTGCTGGACGTGGGCGCGGAGTCCGTGTTCGCGCACCGGGTGGACTGGGACGACGCGACGATCGTCGCCGTGCACGAGCTGTCGGGCAAGCCGGTGACCGTCGAGCTGCCGGTCGAGGACGGCGAGGCGCTCGTCGACCTGTTCGGCGACCGGTCATGCTCGTTGCCCGCGACGCTCCAGCTCGAGCCGTACGGCGCGCACTGGTTCCGAGTGGCGCGCTCCGGCGTGCGGCTCCCGCCGTAGGCCCGTCGCGTCAGTAGTCGTCGCGGCCGCGCAGCTTGTCGAACTGGCGGCGGTCGCGCTTCGTGGGCCGCGCGTTGCGGTCCACGCCCTGCGGGCGGGTCATCCGCATCTCCTCGATGCGCTGCTCGCGCTGGGTCCGGCTCTCCTCGGTCTCCGTGTAGAGCTGGACCGCGGCGGACGCCGGCAGCCGTCGCTCAGCGGTGCCATTGATGCGCGCGGTGATGCGGATCACGCCTTGGCTGAACTCGATCTCGTCGCCGGGCTTGACGTCCTTGCTCGGCTTCGCGGGCGCGCCGTTGACCTTCACGCGCCCGCCGCGGATGGCGTCCACGGCGAGCGCGCGCGTCTTCACCAGGCGCGCGGCCCACAGCCACTTGTCGATGCGTACGGCAGCAGTGTCCATCGTCGTTGACATATTGAACCCGACCCGCGCGCGAATCCCGCGTTGCCGGTTCCATGAAGAGAATGATCGCGCTGCTCGCCGCGGGCTCCGTGCTCGCCGCGCCGGGAGCGGCGCTCGCGAAGCCGAAGGCCAAGGTCTACAAGGGGACGTTCGAGTACGTCGGTGCCGACGGCGATTACGTCACCGGCAAGTTCGGCAAGGTCCAGCTCGTCGACGGCAAGCGGAGCGACAAGCTCAGCGTGCACGTGCGGCGGCTCGCGTCGCGCACGACGTACGTCTACCGCTTGCAGTCGGCGCCGTCGGCGTGCGCGGCCGACGCTCCCGCCGGCGTGGACGTGGCGGGTTGGAAGTACCGCACGCTGCGCACGTCCCGCTCCGGCGTGGCGAACGCGACCGCGCGCGCCAAGCACTTCAGCGTCGACAAGACCCAGCGCTACTTCGTCGGCGTCTTCCGGGCGGAAGCGAACGGCCAGCCGGGCGAGCTCGTGCTCTGCGCGCAACTGAACACGCCGTACAAGAAGGCCAAGAAGCCCGCCAAGCCGGCCAAGCCGACCGCGCCCGGCTCCAAGCCGGGCAAGCGCGACGACGCCCCGCAGGGCAACGCGAACGGCCAGGCCGACGACAAGCCGCGCGGCAAGAGCGAGGACGCCCCGCGCGGCAAGAGCGACGACGCGCCCCGTGGCAAGAGCGAGGACGCACCCCGCGGCAACGCCAACGGCCGCGACAAGGACAAGCCCAAGGAGACGGGCAAGCCTGCCCGCTAGGGAAACCGCCGGCCCGTCACCCCTGCGGCGGGTCGGCGTCCTCCCGGGCGAACCTGAAGCGCGACGCCCTCCAGGTTCGCGCGGGCGCCGGTCCTAGCCGAGCCAGCGGTGCAGCGCGGCGGCGCCGACCATCGTCACGTCGCCGTCCGCGTCGATCCAGTCGCGCACCCGCAGCTCCCGCACCAGGCCGAGCGCGTCGCTCGGACCCGGCCCGTCGCCGATCGAGGTCAGCATGCTCGTGCCGGGCTCGATCACCCACCGGCCGGAGTCCAGCGCGGCGAGCGCACGCCCCTGCTCGTCGGTCGGCATGTCCAGCGGGTCCGGACCGGCGCCGGTCAGCGGGTCCTGCCACTTGCCCGCCGGCTGCGTGTCCGGCGCCGACGGCGTCGCCGCGGACGGCGCATACGGCACACCGCCGAGGTTCTCGGCCTGGGCGCGCAGCCACTCGCCGGCCTCGTTCACGAACCGCTTGGCCCGGTCCGCGTCCACCCCATACGTCCGCGCGACATCCTCGAATTCGCCGGACTGGAAGCGCTGGAACCCGCGCTGCACCTCGTCGGCGATCTCGCGGAGCGCGTCCTCGAAGCTCTTCGGCTTGTCGTCGTCGTCCATGGGCTCGATGATCGCAACGCAACATGTCCGTTAGATCAACGTGCCTGCTCGGAGCGCTGGCGCTCGCGATCGCGAGCTGCGGCTCCTCCTCGACGCCGGTCGCGGCCTCGTGCAAGGTCGACCGCGGCGAGCTCCCCGCCTGGGCGACGACCGGGTTCTCGGACCCGCACCCGAAGATGCCCCACGTCGTCGGTGCCGCCGGCCGCATCGCCGCGATCCTGTTCGCCGACCCGCTGCGCGCCACCGACGGGCGGGACGGCCCGCAGAACAAGATCCTCTGGGTCGCCCGGGACCCCCAGCAGGCGATGTCCGACCTGACGATCCGCGCCGTCCACGGCGACGACACGCTCGAGCGAACCGTCCCCGGCGGCCCGGGCCCGTCCGTCGTCGACCTCCCCAAGGGCTGCTGGACGCTCGAGCTGTCCTGGTCGGGCCGGACCGACCGGCTGAACCTGCAGTACGACTAGGCGAAGGGCAGCCCGCCGAAGTCCGGAGGGCCCTTGCTCCACTTCGGGAACGGCGCGTAGGCCTCCTTGGAGTGCGGCGTGTCCTGCTCGGGGCCCGCGCCGTGCTCGAGCGCCGTCTCGTTGCGGACGTAGGTGGTGTGCGTCGAGTCGTCGCCGTTCGCCCGCGCGCCGATCGCGAACACGAGGCACGGGCCGTCCCCCGCGCCGACGAGGATGTGGTCACAGCCGGGCGGTGAGTGGAAGAAGTCCCAGGCCCGCAGTCGGCGTTCCTGGCCCTCGACGATCAGCAGGCATTCGCCCTGCAGGACGAGGAAGCCCTCCTGGTTGCCCTCGCGGTGGTACATGCCGTTCGGCTGGCCGGGCTGCAGAACGCACAGCGTGTAGCCGATCTGCGGGAAGCCGACCTCGCCGCCCTCGAAGATGCAGGCGTCGCCGAAGTACTCGTTGCGCACCCACGCCGCGTCCCGGACATTGACCGTGAACCAGCCTTCGGTCGCAGCAACGCGTCCGTATTCCGACTCTTGCATCTGCGCCTCGTCCATTCGACCAGGCTATTTCTCACACCGGATGCGAGATGATCCACCGATGAAGCGCCTTGGTGTGTTCGTCGTAGCTGCGCTCGCGTTGTTGGCCGGCACCGCTTGGGCCGCGTTCGAGCAGGAAGGCGGCCCGTACGCGACGGGCGCCGAGCCGTACGCCGTGTACGCGGGGGACTTCAGCGGTGACGGACGTTCGGACGTCATCGTCATGAACGGCTCGTCGAGCAGTCTGAATTACTACGTGCGCCAGCCAGGCGGCGGCTTCGCCGACGGCGGGACGATCGATCTGGGTCCCAACACCGGGCCCAGCTTTGCGGCGGTCGCGGACTACAACGGCGACGGCCGGGCCGACCTCGCGGTGGCCAAGTTCGTCGGGCAGAACGTCAACGTCCTGCTTCAGCAGCCGTCCGGAGGACTCGCGCGCGAAGCCGACGCGGGCGCCAGCCTCGACCAGCTGAGCGCGATCGGAGCCGGCGACTTCAACAGCGACGGGCGGACCGACCTCGTCGTCGCGCGGTGGAATCAGTCGGGTGTGACGCTGCTGCTGCGCAACGCCGGCAACAACGGCTTCACGAGCAGCACGTCGTTCGCGACGGGCACCAACCCTCGCCAGATCGACGTCGCCGACTTCAACGGAGACAGCCTCCCGGACATCGCCATCACCAACGCGGGCAGTGGCAGCGTCACGGTGCTTCGCCGCACGGGGACCACGTTCACGTCCGAAGGCAACTTCTCGGTCGGCGCGGGGCCACAGGACCTCACGATCGCGGACTTCAACCGCGACGGTTTCCAGGACATCGCGGTGGCCAACAACACGTCAGGCACGGTCTCGATCCTGCTGCGCAACGCCGCCAACAACGGCTTCGACGCCGAAGCCGGATCGCCGATCACCGTCGGCACCGGCCCGAACGGCATCACCACGGCGGACTTCAACCTCGACGGGCTTCCCGATCTCGCCGTCACATCGAACACGACGAACGTCCTGCTTCGCAACGCCGGAGGTGGCTTCACGGCGGACACGCCGCTCGGGCTGGACTCGTACGGGATCGCCACTGCCGACTTCGACGGAGATGCCCGACCCGACCTTGTCATCACTTCGCTCGGTGTGAACCAGATGCGCGTATTGCGCAATCCAGGCGCGTCCCAGCCGCCTCCACCGCCCACGCCCACGCCCACGCCGCCCGTCGCGACGCCCACGCCCGTCGCCGGCACGACGGTGAACGCGGAGCCCGTCAAGGGCACGGTCAAGGTCAAGCTGCCGAAGAGCAACCGGTACGTGGACCTCAAGCAGGCCGGGTTGCTGCCGGTCGGGACGACGGTGGACACACGCAAGGGCACGATCGAGATCACCGCCGCCGGGCAGGGCGGGAAGGCGAAGTTCTTCGACGGCATCTTCCGGATCAGCCAGACGAAGGGCGCGCGGCCGCTCACCACGCTCACGCTCACGGAGGCGTTGAGCTGTCCGAAGGGGAAGAAGGCGTCGAGCGCCGCGGCCAAGAAGAAGAGCCGCAAGCTGTGGGGTGACGGGAAGGGCTCGTTCCGGACGGCCGGCAAGTACAGCGCGGCGACCGTGCGCGGGACGAAGTGGCTCGTCACGGACTACTGCGACCGGACGGTCACGAAGGTCACGCAGGGGTCGGTGCGCGTGCGCGACAACGTCAAGAAGATCAACAAGGTCGTGCGGAAGGGCAAGAGCTACACGGCGCGGGCGAAGAAGGGCCGGTAGCGGGGCCTGAATACGATCAGGCCATGATCGACCAGAGCACGGACTTCGGGCAGCGGGTCGCGCGGCATCTCACCGACGACGAGGTGGTGTGGCTGACAACGGTCACCGCGGGTGGGCAGCCGGTGCCGAACCCGGTGTGGTTCTGGTGGGACGGCGCGGAGACGATCCGCGTCTACACGTTGCCCGGGAGCCTGCGGGTGCGCACGCTGCGGGAGAACCCGAAGCTGTCGTTGAACTTCCGCGGGACGGAGACCGGCGGGGACGTCGTCGTGCTCAACGGGGTCGCGACGGTGCTCGGCGACGTCGAGCCGGCGAGTGAGCACGCGGCGTACGTCGAGAAGTACACGCGCGGGCTGCAGTCGCTGAACCTCACGCCCGAGGCGTTCGCGCAGCAGTACAACACCGCGGTGGACATCCGCGTGACGAAGGTGCGGGGGTTCTAGGCCGATGGCGACCATCCGCACCGCCACGCCGGAGGACCTGGACACCGTGACCGCGCTGCTGGTCGGCTTCCGCGACTGGTGGGAGTCGACCACGCCGTCCGAGGAGACGTTCCGCACGACCGCGGCCACGCTGCTCGAGGACCCGAACACGGAGTTCCTGCTCGCCGGCGACGAGGGCTTCGCGCAGCTGCGCTTCCGGCTGTCGGCCTGGACCGGCACGGAGGACTGCTGGCTCGAGGACGTCTACGTGCGGGACTCCGCGCGCGGGACGGGCCTGGGCAAGGCGCTCGTCCAGGCGGCGATCGACCGCGCCCGCGCACGCGGGTGCAAGCGCATCGAGCTCGACGTCAACGAGACGAACACGGGCGCGATTGGCCTCTACACGCACCTGGGCTTCAAGACCGAGCCCAAGCCGCCCGGCCGCACCCTGTTCCTCGGGCAGAAGCTCTAGTAGTCGTCCTTGCGGCGCCACCACTGGTACGGCGGCGACTGCGGCCGGCCGGGCGGCGTGTCCTCCCACTCCTCCTGGCGCCCGTAGGGCGTCAGGTCGAGGAACGTCCACACCGAGCCGAGCGCCTCGACGCCGCGCGACGTCGTCTCGTAGGTCAGGTAGGCGCGGTCGCCGTCGCGGAGGAAGACCTGAAGGCGGAAGTACTCGGTCGTCCCGCACGCCTCCTGGAAGGCGAGCGTGTCCGTGTACCAGGGGATGTCCTCCCAGCCCATCCGCGCCTGGTAGGCGGCGATCCGGTCCTGCGGCGCGCGCGAGACCAGGGCGAACGTCACGTCGCGCGCGTTCAGGTGCGCGAGCTCGGACACCTGGTCGGTGAACATGGTGCACCCCGGGCACGCGTCGCCGTCCTCGGGGAACCAGAAGTGGTAGAGGATCAGCTGGGGCCGACCCGCGAACAGGTCGAGGAAGGAGACGACGCCGGCCGGGCCCTCGAACGCGAAGTCGGTCGCGAACTCCATCGCCGGCTGCCGCCGACGCTCCGCGGCCAGCGCGTCCCGCTCACGCGTCGCCGCCTTCTCCTTCTCGATCAGCGCGGCGTTCGCGGCGCGCCAGGCCTGCTCAGTGACGATCTCCGGAAGTGCCATGCACGCTAAGACGGCGGCCGAGCCCGCAATTCATCGCCACCGCCGCCAGCACGCCGAGCGCGACCCAGCCGGTCGACGCCACGACGACGCAGAACGCGAAGTAGCCGCGCAGCCCGACGACGAGCCCGCCGAGCGCGTGCGCCCCCGCCGCCAGGCCGCGGACCCGCACGAGCAAGAGCACGAACGTCGTGCTGAGCGCGGGGAACGCGGCGACGATCCCGGCCGCCGCTGGCCCGAGCCGGTCCGCGACCACCAGCGAGACGCCGACGAGCACGAACACGATCGCCGCGCCCGCCCGCGGGTCCACGGGCCCGCCGGAACTTAAACGTCCAGGACGTTTAACTTCGGTGGCGAGCAGCAGGACCGGCACCGCGCAGAGCGTCGCCACCCACGTGGGCACGAGCGCGATCAGCAGCGACACCGCGACGTACGCGAGCGCCGCCGCCGCGAACCCGGCGACCGATCCGCGCCGCACGATCACCGCGGCGAACGCCAGCGCGAACGCCACCTGCGCGACCACGTGGGCGCCGGCGCTCGCCGCCACGGCCGGTCCCTGAGCGCCGAGCGCCAGCACGATCACCGCGATCGACAGCGGCGCCGCCGCGATCACCCCCGCGGCGGCCGGGCCGGCGCGGCGTTCGACCGCGGTCACGGCGAGCATCAGGGTGGGAGCGGCGAGGAGCGGGACGACCATGCCCCTCACCATCGACTACCCGGGTGTTCACTTCCAGCGAACGTTCACGAACGAGAACCGTTCGAGAACGCGAATGGTTCAGCTGATCGGGCAGTCGACCGCGTACGTGCGGCCCGCGACCCGCGCCCGCGTGTAGATGAAGCCGTCCAGCTCGGTGCACTCGCGCGGCCGCGAGAGCCGGACGCGCACGCCACCCGCGCCGTGGCCGACCGCGACGTCCTCGTGCCAGCCGCGCCAGGTCAGCGAGCGCAGCCGGAGTCGTCGCCCGTCGCACGCCAGCGTCAGCGTCCGCGGCTCCACCGCGCCGCGCCGGCATCCGACCACGCCCAGCACGCGCCGCTCGACCGGCAGCGACACCGTCAGGGTCCGCGTGCACGTGCCCGTCCCGAGCGTCTCCACGTAGCCGCCGGAGACCGTGTACGGCGCGCCGGTCAACCCGACGCTGAACGACTGCCGGAAGCCCAGCGACGGCAGGTCCGCCGACCAGCCGCGGCCCAGGCGGTCGAACACGCCGAGCGTCCACCCGGAGACCGCCGATCCCACCCCGGTCGAGGCCAGCCCGACCTCGTAGGAACGACCCGCGACGAAGGCCGCGGGGACCCCGTCCAGAGCCATTGCGGGCGGCGTGTCGGCCGGGCAGGCGGCCATCAGCGCAGCCGCCGCCAGAGTCGCCGCTACGTCCATTCGTCCAGACTACGCCTCGGTGTGAATATTTATCGCTCGGCGGTCTAGCAAGCCGCCCGCCGAGTCGTCATATTTCCGCGCGCCATGAGGAGAGCGCAGACGGTCGTGGTCGTCCCGTCCCGGACGATCGAGAAGTTCCACGAGCCCCCAGCAGAGACGCAGGCCTATGAGGAACGCCTGCTCTGCTTGCTGCTCACGCTGCGCGATCCGAGCGTCCACGTGGTCTACGTGACGTCCAACCCGGTCGCGGACGAGATCGTCGACTACTACCTCGGCCTCCTGCCCGCGGACACGCGCGCGAACGCCCGCGAGCGGCTCACGATGATCAGCGCCGACGACCCGTCCGTGCGCCCGCTGAGCGCGAAGCTGCTCGAGCGCCCGACGCTCCTCACCCGCATCCGCTGGGCGATCGAGGACCATGAGGACGCCTACCTCGTGCCGTACGTGACCACCGAGCTCGAGTATGCGCTCGGCCGCGAGCTCGACCTGCCGGTCCAGGGCGCAGACCCCGCGCTCGCCCACCTCGGCACCAAGAGCGGCGGCCGCGAGCTCTTCGCTCGGGCCGGCGTCGCGCACCCGCTCGGCGTCGAGCACGTCCGCAGCCGCGCCGACGTGATCGCCGCGATCGCCCGGCTGCGCGCCGTGCGCGCGCGCCTCGGCCAGGTCGTCGTCAAGCTCGACGACGGCGTCTCCGGCGAGGGGAACGCCATCGTCGAGCTGCGCGGGCTCCCGCGCTCCGGCACGCGCACCGAGCTGCACAAGATCGCCGAGCGCGTCGACGCGATGCGCCTGCAGGCGACCGGTGTCGCGCCGCACGAGTACTTCGAGCGGCTCGAGCGCGGCGGCGGCATCGTCGAGGAGCGGATCGTGGCGCGGGAGCTGCGCAGCCCCAGCGT comes from Solirubrobacter pauli and encodes:
- a CDS encoding TIGR03885 family FMN-dependent LLM class oxidoreductase, with product MPRIALHCSHEQIPPSRLLNSIVHAEQAGFTGGMSSDHFAPWSERQGESGFAWSFLGAALASTSLPFGVVNAPGQRYHPAIIAQAAASLNEMFPERLWVALGSGEASNEHITGDRWPSKAERNARLRECAEVMRALFAGEEVSHDGHVRVDRARLWTLPSVAPELLVAAVSEKTAAWGAEWADGFATVNAPVEHLRRMLDAFGREDCRRVLQVHVSWAPTDEEALAIAHDQWRTNIFDPPVCWDLDTPEAFDAAAAVVRPDDVRKSVLISSDLAQHVAWLQEYAALGFSDIAIHHVGQDLDPFIDAFGAHVLPELA
- a CDS encoding alpha-amylase family protein — its product is MSVKVTSDLWWKNAVVYCLDVEMFYDNDGDGCGDLLGLTERVDYLAGLGVSVLWLMPFYPSPNRDDGYDITDFYAVDPALGTLGDFTELVRTCRDRGIRVIADFVMNHTSIEHPWFQAARSSPDSPYRDFYVWVDERPPEKPGDLVFPDAETSNWTFDRKAGQYYQHRFYKHQPDLNLANPAVRDELAQVMGFWLQQGLAGFRVDAVPFLIEGALDDPHQILRDLRAYVNRRAGDAVLLGEVNLPAEQVREFLGDEDGDELHMVLDFIGNQAFYLALARGSAAPLADALRSYPQVPPSASLGRFVRNHDELTLDKLSEEERAEVFARFGPDESLQLYGRGLRRRLPTMFDGDERALRMAYSLAFSLPGTPVLFYGEEIGMAENLEIEGRYAVRAPMQWAADGGFTLPGVSSRRPMVSGAFGPERVNVTDQRRDAGSLLNWFERLIRRRRECPELGFGALTVLDVGAESVFAHRVDWDDATIVAVHELSGKPVTVELPVEDGEALVDLFGDRSCSLPATLQLEPYGAHWFRVARSGVRLPP
- a CDS encoding RNA-binding S4 domain-containing protein, with the translated sequence MDTAAVRIDKWLWAARLVKTRALAVDAIRGGRVKVNGAPAKPSKDVKPGDEIEFSQGVIRITARINGTAERRLPASAAVQLYTETEESRTQREQRIEEMRMTRPQGVDRNARPTKRDRRQFDKLRGRDDY
- a CDS encoding cupin domain-containing protein gives rise to the protein MQESEYGRVAATEGWFTVNVRDAAWVRNEYFGDACIFEGGEVGFPQIGYTLCVLQPGQPNGMYHREGNQEGFLVLQGECLLIVEGQERRLRAWDFFHSPPGCDHILVGAGDGPCLVFAIGARANGDDSTHTTYVRNETALEHGAGPEQDTPHSKEAYAPFPKWSKGPPDFGGLPFA
- a CDS encoding FG-GAP repeat domain-containing protein, which encodes MKRLGVFVVAALALLAGTAWAAFEQEGGPYATGAEPYAVYAGDFSGDGRSDVIVMNGSSSSLNYYVRQPGGGFADGGTIDLGPNTGPSFAAVADYNGDGRADLAVAKFVGQNVNVLLQQPSGGLAREADAGASLDQLSAIGAGDFNSDGRTDLVVARWNQSGVTLLLRNAGNNGFTSSTSFATGTNPRQIDVADFNGDSLPDIAITNAGSGSVTVLRRTGTTFTSEGNFSVGAGPQDLTIADFNRDGFQDIAVANNTSGTVSILLRNAANNGFDAEAGSPITVGTGPNGITTADFNLDGLPDLAVTSNTTNVLLRNAGGGFTADTPLGLDSYGIATADFDGDARPDLVITSLGVNQMRVLRNPGASQPPPPPTPTPTPPVATPTPVAGTTVNAEPVKGTVKVKLPKSNRYVDLKQAGLLPVGTTVDTRKGTIEITAAGQGGKAKFFDGIFRISQTKGARPLTTLTLTEALSCPKGKKASSAAAKKKSRKLWGDGKGSFRTAGKYSAATVRGTKWLVTDYCDRTVTKVTQGSVRVRDNVKKINKVVRKGKSYTARAKKGR
- a CDS encoding TIGR03667 family PPOX class F420-dependent oxidoreductase codes for the protein MIDQSTDFGQRVARHLTDDEVVWLTTVTAGGQPVPNPVWFWWDGAETIRVYTLPGSLRVRTLRENPKLSLNFRGTETGGDVVVLNGVATVLGDVEPASEHAAYVEKYTRGLQSLNLTPEAFAQQYNTAVDIRVTKVRGF
- a CDS encoding GNAT family N-acetyltransferase translates to MATIRTATPEDLDTVTALLVGFRDWWESTTPSEETFRTTAATLLEDPNTEFLLAGDEGFAQLRFRLSAWTGTEDCWLEDVYVRDSARGTGLGKALVQAAIDRARARGCKRIELDVNETNTGAIGLYTHLGFKTEPKPPGRTLFLGQKL
- a CDS encoding DUF899 domain-containing protein; this translates as MALPEIVTEQAWRAANAALIEKEKAATRERDALAAERRRQPAMEFATDFAFEGPAGVVSFLDLFAGRPQLILYHFWFPEDGDACPGCTMFTDQVSELAHLNARDVTFALVSRAPQDRIAAYQARMGWEDIPWYTDTLAFQEACGTTEYFRLQVFLRDGDRAYLTYETTSRGVEALGSVWTFLDLTPYGRQEEWEDTPPGRPQSPPYQWWRRKDDY